The Arthrobacter sp. OAP107 DNA segment CGACGTGGTGGAGCGCATGAAACCAGATGACCGTCGCATGCTGGAAACGGCGCTATCGGCATTTGCCGAAGCAGCCGGCGAGATGCCGGATGAAGCGATGAGCGCGGCCCTCGGATTGGGATAACAACCGTTACAAGACAAGGCCCTCCGCTGTAGGCCGTAGGCCGTAGGCGTCAGGTTGGGGTGTACGCCATCCGGGCAAGAAGGTGTAGAGAAGAGGCGGAACGGTATTGAATATGGTTCTGCCGGTGCTTGGTGGATATCAGGCGTCTTCCTCGTACCAGCCAATCCATGCGGCCGAGTTGAGCCTAGTATTCGAGAAGGGCAATTCCGCTGCGCCCTCTGGTTTTTCTTGGCCACTGGCGTCAAGCAAAGAGGCCAGGTGGTCCCACAGTTGAATCATGGTGTTTCCTTCCAAGCATTATGGAGCACCGACTCAAGGGGATAGCTGTCGTGCACTCAAGCGGGCAGGTTGACACCCACGGATGCAGTCGCGTGCTGCTTTTGTGTCTCGAATCGAGTCGCTACCTCCCAGGGTCTGGGACGAGAGCCTTCTTATGCAGATATAGCGGCGTCGCCTTCAAAGGGCATGCCGAGCTCACTTGAGATTTTTCGTGTGATGCTGAGCAGCTGGGTTTTTACCAGTTCCAGTTCGTCTTCGTGGACGACTTCGGTGGGGAAGACAACCGCGACCGTCAATGGGATTGCATCGAGCGATGAATATACGGGAGCTGCGATCGAGGACACACCCGGGATGACGCCTCCGGATGTAAAGGCATATCCGTTGGTTGCGACTTCGCTCCGGAGTCGCTGGATATCTTCGTCTGTGTATGCGTTGGGGCTCCGCCGGGAGCGTTCTGCTGCCAGCGTTGTAGCCCACATGGATTCCGGCAGGAAACCGAGGAAGACCTGGCCGCTGGACGAGGTAAGCATGGGGAGTGTGGCGCCGAGACGGATGTTGATGGGCAGTGCGTGGCTTCCATAGTCCCAACGGACGACGACTGGGCCGTCGTCTCCCCAGACCGCAATGTTTACCGAGTGTCCGCATTCGTCCCGTAGATCGGGGGTGTAGTCAGATGCCACCGAGACCTCGTTGGTCCTGCGCAGTGATTCTGCCCCTAGACGGCGCATGGCTGCCCCGAAGTCGTACCGGCCGGTCTTCGGGGACTGGCTGACAAGTCCGATCCTGGTAAGGCTCACCAGGTACCGGTGAGCCTTACTGGGTTGGAAGCCGCTTCGCTCCGCGATTTCAGAAAGGGACATGGGGCCACCGCCGGATTCGAGGGCTTCGATGATCCGCATTGCGAGCTCAACGGACTGGATACCTTGGCGTTCTGACGGGGCGGCTTCCATGTCGCTCATGACCATGCACTTCCTTACGCATTGTTTGCCGATCTTGATCGTATCGGTCGGGTAATCGATCGCGGTCAATGGTCCGGCGGTTTTATCCAGTTACTTCGCCGGTACGTCTCCTCTAAGCGCACCGACTTGTTCGTGGCTTCCAGGTTCGCTGACTCGTATCCGTGGGACCAGGAGTGACGCGATAGCTCCTACTACTGCGGGGATGGCAAAGGTGTAGAAGTTCCATTCGACGGACAGTCCTGAGGTCAGGACCCATGCGCCCAGTGACGGCCCGACAATGGCCCCGAGCCGGCCGAAGGACAGCGCCCACGCAAGGCCGCTTCCGCGCATGTCGTCGGGGTACCGGGTCAGAATGAAGCCGTTGACAAGAATTTGCGAGCCTATGAAGCCAACCCCACTGAGGAACATCAGGATGAATAGTACGACGACGTTCGGGTTCAGGCTCATAGCTACCAGGCTGAGTGCCCCCATCAGGAATGCAGTCACGACAACTGGTTTCGCCCCGATTCTGTCGGCGATTTTTCCGCCGACGATGACGCCGACGCCGACGCCGATCCACATGGCAGCAGTCTGCAGAAGGGCGGATCCGAGTGAGTAACCGTTGGCCTGCATCATCGTGGGCAGCCACGCGGTGATACCGAACACCAGGAGGAGCCCGCAGAAGGTCATGATCCAGAACAGGATCGTGGCCCCGGCGACGCCGGCAGAAAAGAGCGGTCCGATGCCTGCGAAGTGTCGCTTCCCTGCAGCGACGAGGACTGGCTCCGGCAAGCCCATGGCGGCGCTGAGGCGGTGTGCGGACTCTGTACGACGCAGGCGCAGAAGGTGGACGGGCGTTTCGGGCAGAAGCTTCCAGGCAAAGGGAAGGATCACCACGGCCGGGATGATTCCTATGACGTACAACCATCGGAATGAGGCGCCGGGGAGCAATGCAGCGCCCAGCAGCGGGGCGGCAAGGCCGCCTACGGCGTATCCGGCCATTACGATGCCTGTATTCCTGTTACGGCGGCCGGGCAGAGACAAGTCAGCCACGTAGGCCAGCAGGGTGGGCAGGACGATTCCAAGACCCAACCCCACCAGGATGCGTCCGAGACCGAAAATGAGGACACTGGGCGCCGCGGCTGAAAGGAGCATGCCGACCGAAAAGATCATGCAGCTGGCCAGGATGAGCCGTCTCGGGCCGATGCGGCTGATCATGGCGCCTGCCAGGCCTGCGCCGATCATCATGCCAACCGCGACCACGGAGCCGAGAGTGCCAGCGGCGCCCTTGTCGACGTTCAGGGCGTGGTCGGCCAGCAACGAGGGGACGGTTACGCCGTATACTGCCAGGTCATAGCCTTCCAAACCGCCAATGACCAGTGCGACGGTCAACAGAACGCGCTCGGAGATTGCCCTGAGGTGTTCTTTTCCCTGAGTCTGTTCTTTGGTGCTCATGCGCTCACGCTTCCTGATGTTGCAGGGATTTTGGTTTCGAATGCGAAGCTTTTGTCGTACTCGCGGATGAGTCCATTGACTTCACCGCCTGTTCGTACGGCCCCGAAGATGTAGAAGTCGGGGCGAACCAGTACTGCTGAGCATTGGTTGGTCTCAAACCAGCTCCGGTAGCTGCCGTTGACATCCGTGAATGCTTCGGCCCGACCAGTTGCGGGGTTTACCACGACGACGTCTCCGCCGGCGATGTCATGGGCGTTTTCGGGGGCGAACTCTTCGTAGGCTGAGCGGAGGAGCAGCAGCCGAGGGCCGTAGCCGAAGATCCCGTCGAAGCGGCCTTGGTCCCCTGCCGCGGTGCGTACCTCGTCCTGGATGAACAGGTGGCCGGCAGCGGGGTGGCCATTGCTGGACAGGAAGCCCGGGCCGAGGCCGGGAAAGCGCAGTTTTTCCGGGTTGTGGTTCCGGGCCCGGTTGGCCAGATATTGCCGGTCCCGTTCGGCTGCCGCCTCGGGGTCACGCATGGTCTGGACCTTCCCGAGTTCGATGCCTTTGTGTACCACGGCGGCTACGTGGGGTTCGCGCTCGGACTGGTAGGTATCAAGGATGGAGTCCTGAGCCTGCCCGGCCAGCAGCAGGTCAAGCTTGAACGCCAGATTATGGGCATCCCGGATGCCGGAGCACATTCCCTGGCCCAGGAAAGGCGGCATCTGGTGGGCGGCGTCGCCGGCCAGAATGATCCTTCCCCTTCGCCATGGGTTAGCAAGCAGCGACCTGAAGGTGTATGTGGCGACGCGGACCAGTTCCGCCTGGTTCGGCGCCAAATAGGGCGCCACGCGGTTCCAGACACGCTCGGGGTCACGCTCGATTTCAAAGTCGGCTTCAGAGTCGAGCATGAAACTGAACCGGTGGTGGTCCGGCCCCAGGGAGATGATCGACTGTGGCTGTTTGGGATCACATACTTGACGGGCGTGGGGCGGCCGGGCGTCGCCGGTAAGCCGGAAATCGCATACAAGCCAGGGCTCGGAGAAGCCGAAGTCTGTCAGTTCGGCATCGATCTTCGCCCGGGTAGTGCCGTTGCCACCGTCGCAGGCAACCACGTATTTGGCACTCACAGCTTCAGCCCCGGCCACATTCATGCGGACTTCGTCGCCCCTGTCTTCATATCCGTCGACCTTGGCGTTGAACCTGATTTCGACATTAGGAAGGGAAGTGCAGAGGGCGGACAGCGCATTTTCCAGGTCGGGTTGGTACATCATGTACCACTCCGACCAGCCTGAAGCGCCCTTCAGGGCAAACTCATGCTCGATGAGCAGATCACCGGCGCCGTTGCGCCATTCATAGTTTCTCTGGGCACTGACCTTGGGCAGGAGTTCCTCGGCGATGCCGAGCTTGGCGAATGTGCGCATGGTCTCGTCATCGAAAATCGCAGCCCGGGGAAGGTTATACAGGCCGGCGTAGCGCTCCAGCACAACCACATGGTGCCCGGCCTGACCGAGCAGTGCCGCCATGGCCATGCCCACCGGACCGTATCCCACGACAGCAACGTCGTACTTTTTCATCCTCAAATCCTCAAATCTCTCGGCAAGCAGCTTCTGTGACGCTTGACACAGACAACACTAAAATTCATCATAGATAAAGTCAATGCATAATAGTGAACGCAGCGACCTTAGGCTCAAAGGAGACCCGATGAAGAAGATTGCCCTCGAAGAACACTTCGTGACCCCTGATCTGGTGGGTTATGGCAGCAGCACCTCGAACATTGCGCAGCCGCAGGCGTGGGCTGATGCCTCGCGCAGGCTCCTGGACTTTACAGAGGAGCGGCTGCCAGAAATGGATCTGCACGGGATCGACATGGAAGTCCTGTCGCTCAACTCCCCGGGCATCCAGGCCGAAACCGACCC contains these protein-coding regions:
- a CDS encoding IclR family transcriptional regulator — its product is MSDMEAAPSERQGIQSVELAMRIIEALESGGGPMSLSEIAERSGFQPSKAHRYLVSLTRIGLVSQSPKTGRYDFGAAMRRLGAESLRRTNEVSVASDYTPDLRDECGHSVNIAVWGDDGPVVVRWDYGSHALPINIRLGATLPMLTSSSGQVFLGFLPESMWATTLAAERSRRSPNAYTDEDIQRLRSEVATNGYAFTSGGVIPGVSSIAAPVYSSLDAIPLTVAVVFPTEVVHEDELELVKTQLLSITRKISSELGMPFEGDAAISA
- a CDS encoding bifunctional 3-(3-hydroxy-phenyl)propionate/3-hydroxycinnamic acid hydroxylase; protein product: MKKYDVAVVGYGPVGMAMAALLGQAGHHVVVLERYAGLYNLPRAAIFDDETMRTFAKLGIAEELLPKVSAQRNYEWRNGAGDLLIEHEFALKGASGWSEWYMMYQPDLENALSALCTSLPNVEIRFNAKVDGYEDRGDEVRMNVAGAEAVSAKYVVACDGGNGTTRAKIDAELTDFGFSEPWLVCDFRLTGDARPPHARQVCDPKQPQSIISLGPDHHRFSFMLDSEADFEIERDPERVWNRVAPYLAPNQAELVRVATYTFRSLLANPWRRGRIILAGDAAHQMPPFLGQGMCSGIRDAHNLAFKLDLLLAGQAQDSILDTYQSEREPHVAAVVHKGIELGKVQTMRDPEAAAERDRQYLANRARNHNPEKLRFPGLGPGFLSSNGHPAAGHLFIQDEVRTAAGDQGRFDGIFGYGPRLLLLRSAYEEFAPENAHDIAGGDVVVVNPATGRAEAFTDVNGSYRSWFETNQCSAVLVRPDFYIFGAVRTGGEVNGLIREYDKSFAFETKIPATSGSVSA
- a CDS encoding MFS transporter, with the protein product MSTKEQTQGKEHLRAISERVLLTVALVIGGLEGYDLAVYGVTVPSLLADHALNVDKGAAGTLGSVVAVGMMIGAGLAGAMISRIGPRRLILASCMIFSVGMLLSAAAPSVLIFGLGRILVGLGLGIVLPTLLAYVADLSLPGRRNRNTGIVMAGYAVGGLAAPLLGAALLPGASFRWLYVIGIIPAVVILPFAWKLLPETPVHLLRLRRTESAHRLSAAMGLPEPVLVAAGKRHFAGIGPLFSAGVAGATILFWIMTFCGLLLVFGITAWLPTMMQANGYSLGSALLQTAAMWIGVGVGVIVGGKIADRIGAKPVVVTAFLMGALSLVAMSLNPNVVVLFILMFLSGVGFIGSQILVNGFILTRYPDDMRGSGLAWALSFGRLGAIVGPSLGAWVLTSGLSVEWNFYTFAIPAVVGAIASLLVPRIRVSEPGSHEQVGALRGDVPAK